The sequence cctccctttctcctttccccctcccttcctctctcccatatttcttttccttcttttttcctttcttcctccctcattttctctccttttctcttcttccttcctttcttcctttcttctctccttcctttcttcttttcttccctccctcctttctgcctttcctccttctcttccttccttcttcccttcctctcttcttccctttatctcttccttcttcctttcctcccttccgcccttcttccattcctcccttccACTCTTCCTCTAATCTTCTTTTCCtcacttcctcccttttctccctcactatcaaggttaagtgacttgcctggggtcacacagcctTTTCTTTGGCAGTAACTATGCATGTGATCCTGAGCTATTCTTATAACCTCAGtgagctccagtttcctcatctctcaaatggGGATTGTAATACTTGACAGGTAGGGGACGCCATagggagtcagggagactcattttccaagttcaaatccaacctcagacacttcctagcaataataatgatgaggAAAAAGTGTTATCAAAATGTGAATGAAGACAATAGTAGGGGTAGCCCCTACCTGATGGAGTTTATTGTCTAAGTCAGTTCCTAagacacagatgagaaaactgaggctgagaggggcTAAATGGCCCATGATCACccctaataaatatcagagactgagtttaaactcagatttttctgactacAAGTCCCGAACTCCACAAACTCTTATCTTATCTTGTCCCTTTACTTTTACAGagtaagaaactgagactcagtcaggggaagtgacttgttcacTATCTCACCGGTAGTAAGTCAACTGCTGCTTACAAAGCTCAGTATTTAAGCCCAGGTCACAGAATCCTAGATTTATAAATGGAAGGGACTCAACCCTTCCCTCCCCGCTTTTTACTGACCTACCTGTCAGGGTCAGCAGGtgaattcaaactcagacccATAGCttccaaatccagttcttttttctttttcttcttccatttcatcATCCTGTTACTCCATATGGTTCAGGATTTAGGCAATCTATTAATGCTCTCATAACTTAGTAATAGCCACTTCCCTTTGCCATAAGAGGATACGCCCTTAACGTCCCAGTGGGAAGGTAATTGAGAACTTATAGTGATAGAGACAAGCTGGTCCTGATCCTCGCATCCATTCTTAGCAAGTTCTTCTCCAGAAAAATAGGTTACATTTGCACCATAGCCTGGGGTTGTATACTCTGGTCTAAAAAAAAGTGAGACAGACCAAGTGACCAAAAGGAGGCCTGAATCTCTAACTGTGGCCTTCTTATCCATTGAGATTCAAATCTGGAAAGACCTGAGAACTCATTTCATCCAACttctgtattttacagatgaggaaatcgggGTCCACACCAAGAAAATTGACTTGGCCAAGCTCATTTCATCCAGCTTCTCtactttatggatgaggaaattaaagcctaTGACAAGAATATTGGCTTGGCCAAGCTTATGTAGGTAGCTTAGCACAGGATCTGAACTCAGCCTCCAAAACTatcatttttccccccatttcaccatagtattcctttaaaaaaacaaattattgctAACTTTTGTTCTTCTATCACGCTTCCTTCCCGATATagctctcctccccctcctggcCCTCTCAGACAGCTATTGCttatgaaacaaaatttaaaaaaaaaaaaaaggcatttcagTAAAACTAACCAATATATGGGAGAAGTCTAATGTTAAATGGAGTGTTCCATACCTATAGTTCCCCACCtgtgcaaaaaagaaaaggaggtacaTTTTCGTATTTCTTTTTTGGAGTCATGATGTTTTAATTAACTGAACTAATAATTAGGCTTTACAAGTGGTGGGAACAGGGACAGCTAGATAGAGCAtgggtcctggagtcaggaggaccagacacttagtagctgggtgaccctgcacaagtcatttaacctcatttgcctcagtttccccatctgtaaaatcagccGGAGAAGGAAAGCGAacttctccagtatttttgcaaagaaaattccaaCTGGGGTCATGGAGAGTGAGAGAGGACTGAAATGAGtcaacaaagcattttacaattttcaaagtattttttatctgtcatcttatttaattctcacgGCAATCACGTGTGATTTGTCCTACaggtattcccattttactgatggggcCATCAAAGCACCATGACTCATCCAAGATCCTACAGTTTGTATATAGAGTGGCTGAAAGGGCACTCACAGGCAATCTAATTTAATCTAGCCTGAACAGGATCCAAAATCCCTTTTAATAATCCCATTAAGTAGTCCTGTAGTCATCTTTCTCAAGATCTCTGTAGCCCAAGAGTGCTATCAGGAAATGGCTCTGCAACTTGTCCCTATCTATTCCTTGTGGGACCAAGCAGGAATATGCTAATCCCTTGTCCCTGAAATTAATGACCCTGTACCCATGACCCTTGTCCCTGAAAATAATATATGTCTCTCTAGCTATTTGGAGGCTTGACTTCATCTTTCCTCTGCCCCCCCTCAGCcctcccagaatttttttttcctataggatTAATAtcctttaattccttcaattcctACATTCTGGTACTGAAGGCCCTTTGAATCCTGGTTGTCCTTCATCCACTGCTCAGTTTAttaaagtcctttctaaaatgtgggaTCTGTAACCAAGGATGTACTGATAAATGGTGAATAACTGACtttccaaagggggaaaaagtgataaatattttaattcacatttattttttattttttattttttttattttatttaatagccttttatttacaggttatatgtatgggtaactttacagcattaacagttgccaaacctcttgttccagttttttacctcttacccccccaccccctcccccagatggcaggatgatcagtagatgttaaatatattaaaatataaattagatgcacaataagtataaatgaccaaactgttattttgctgtacaaaaagaatcagactctgtaattcacatttttaaggaaaaggcaATCATTTTCTTAAGTGAAATCTTCAGTGCTTTCTAAAGTgaatatccaattttttttagaatgataCCTGGACTTTCATAAGACAATGAGTCAAGActtaatttgtagcatttgttgatttctgaagTCCAAACTCTGATAattctggaggagagagagagaagagatagacagagacagagggaaggagagagaaagagaacgaacaatgactttgcacaaccctctCTCACTTCGATCCAGtccatttgcaagtcaagacatcctcctgatgtcattgttaaaacaaaggacaaacaacaatagcaaatataatgaaaatttataaTTGGATGTACACCCCAGCCTATATTCATGCAATAAATACATCATGGCCcctaattataatattatatatatatatatataaaatgaaacccAATTATTTAAACCAGTAGcataaaactgcactaagactttgagGATGTCCAGTACCTTAATAGCAGTCTTAGGACCTGCCATTTCTCTATCTTAAATACTGGGCATTTCACTGATGATctcattagacttttttttttttttttttttttttttggctggtaGTTCTGTTGATGCTCCTTGAATTTGATGTTGACTAAAATCTTCAGGTCTTCTTTTAAATATTAGCTCTTAAGCTTTTCCAGCCTTGTATGTGTGAAGATGATTCTTTATACCAAAGTGTAGGAGTTTACATTTATCTCTtaacagagaaaaacaactttaccTTATTAGGTTGTAGTGGATAAAGAGCTAGTCAATCTGGCTTCAAGTCTTTGTTCATATTGACTGTATGGACAAGTGCTTCTCATTTACCCCAGATCAGAAGATACTGCCTTATATTGGTGGAAGGAGTCTTGCTTACCAGGAGTTCCTTATACCCATGACCCTTCAGGTCCCATTCCTATCCATCTAGCTATTTGAAGGCTTGACTTTATCTTCTCTCTGCCCCTCAGccctcccagattttttttccctataggaTTAATATCCTTTAATTCTTTCAACTGATCCTTGTATAGCCTGGTACTGAAGGCCCTTTCCTGGTTGTCCTTCTTCATTTGAGCTAGTCTAGATATTTTTTGGATTCAAACTTGGTCATCTATTACGTTCTCTCTCAAGCTTTCCCAGATTTGATAAGTACGCCAGCCTTTATCtaataaatctgattaaaaaagaaaaaagaattaactatTCCAAATCCTGCGGTACTCAAAGCCTTAGTCCTGAATTCTGACACCCACATagcctttataatttcttttataagatttataaatgatattataattctttataaattctatttgatTGATTTTAGGTTACCAGGTTGCTGTGGATGTAAATCCCATCTGCTTCTGTGGAATATTAACATCTGCCTTTCTCTTGTAGGTCCAGTCTTTGCAGTCTACTTTCGTGAGTTTTGAGTCCATCTTGAAAAACTCCCAACAGAAGCAAGAGCTGACGGAGAAAGCCATCAAGCAAGGGGAGAACGAGATCAATCGTATCAGTGAGGTGCTGCAGAAATTGCAGAACGAGATCCTGAAGGACCTTTCGGACGGCATCCACGTAGTCAAGGATGCCAGGGAGAAGGATTTCAACTCCTTGGAGCACACCGTGGAAGAGAGACTCACAGAGCTCACCAGGTCCATCAACGAGAACATTGCCATATTCACCGATGTCCAGAAGAGGAGTCAGAAGGAAATCAATGAGGTGAAGGCCAAGATCGCCTCCCTGGAGGAGACAGATTGGTACAAAGATGACCTGAAGGCACTGAGGAACGTGGTGGATGGACTTCAGACCTCCGTCAAATCCAGAGAAAAGGACATCGAGTCTTTGAAAAGTTCCTTGGAGAACATGGAATCTGATGTCTACACTGAAGTCAAAGAGTTGGTGAATTTGAAACAGGAGCAGGAAAAGTTCAGGGAGGCTGCTGATAACGAACATCTCACTTTGCAGTCCCTGAGGGAGAAAATTCTTCAGGCGGAGGCTTCCTTGTCCCATCTCCCCAATGAGATAAAGAGACTGGAAGAAGACGTCCGCCAGGTCAAAGCGAGCTCCAGCCAGCAAGAAGAGAACGATGTTTTCAGGAACACAGATGCCTTGGGCTCCCTTCAGAGGAGGAGTGATGATTTGGAATCCAGGTTTGAGCACCTGGAAGGCAGCCTCCAGGCCATCCAGACGGCCTCTTCTCACCAGACGGAAACTCTGGAATCCCTTCTTTCCCGGAGCCAGGAGCATGAGCATCAGCTGGCCAGCCTCCAGGAGCACCTTGAAGGCATCACAGCTTCCCATGGGCTGTTGGATGCGGATAAAGAGGGCCTGGGGAGCACGGTGAGGAGCCTGGGGGAGGCCCAGCTCTCCCTGTTCAATGATGTGGAGGAGCTGAAGAGGAGCGTGAGCGAGCTTCCCAGCGCCGTGGACTCCCTGGAGAAGGTGCAGAAGCAGGTCCGCACTCTGCTTGACAAAGCCCAAGGGGACGCTTCTGTCCCTCCTGACTATCTAGAAAAACTGGCGACGGTGGATGACCTGAGGTCCTCCTTAAGCCAGCTGGAATCAGACCTAAAAATGGTTAGGACTGCCGTGGACAGTCTGGTCGCCTACTCGGTGAAAATCGAAACCAATGAGAATAATTTAGAGTCGACGAAAAGTTTATTGGATGACCTGAGGAGCGATCTGGATCGACTGTTTGTGAAAGTGGAGAAAATTCATGAAAACGTCTAAATGAGTTATCGATGCTGGTGTGGAATTTCAAagtcccctccctccccattcctcACCGTCTctcatggccaaaaaaaaaaaaagattcatccCTCTTTGTAACGAGCAATAGACACTCATGGAAGCGCCCAGGTATTCTCCCATGCCCCCTTGCcaactcatttaatttatttGCCATTGTTAGGCTAAACCTGTGAAAACAGGGCTATGGCTGCTTTGTTATTTTTGTATCGACTTCTGGCTTTCTCCCTGAAAGACCCCCATTTTCAGGAATCCGAGGTTCCTTCTAAAAGGATGTTTCAAAACATCACAGAAGGACGAGGATTGATTTCAGGATCAACAGGAACGGGTTAGCATCATTAGCCTCAAAAGGGCCGCCTTGGCCACCATTTTTTACTCGAGTAATAATAAAAGGATGTTCCTTAAAATTGTccttaaggaaaataaatttatttttctttttttgatggggGAAGGCTCCCAAGTTTTCCATGAGATGTCAATCACTTATAGTCTTCCACTTATAAACTGGCTGGAAACCAGAAACATCAGCACAatttagggggggaaaaaaagtataccAATTCCtagtgttgtgtttttttttttaaagtactttaccaTAGTCCTTCCCATAGGTGCTTTCTCATAGTTTCTCTTTCATCCCTTTTCTTCCCACCCCCATTCTATACATCCTCTAGTGATATCCAAGGTAACTATGCAAGACTCGGAAGGCTCCGAATGCCAAGATGGGGCATCCACACTGAGTAATCCTGAGCCCACTTGTGCCAAATCTTTAGTTGGGTCATCAGATAACTCTCTAGACTTAGTAGCCCAGAACAGGGGTCTGATATATTCTTGAATCATATCCCAGGAGCAGCACAGCGGAATGGGGCGTCCCCTCAGGTATGCAGACCAAATGTCtataacctattttttttttttaacgtttttttaaaaaaatgatactcATGGGGATCTCCTAATAAGTAGATTCCCGTCtgtcagtgggaaaaaaaaaaagtatgcactGCATTTCATGTCATTGTTTGCTCTGTCCCCATCCCCGAGCTGCCCTGTTCCTGATGGTCTGTCCTGTCCTGTTCTTTAAAGccatttgttttttctccatttgGAGTAATTTCAGACGTTCGTTTAGTTGACTGTGAAATGAACTGTATGGCTTCTTTACAGTATTTTTAATTCTTAATAAACACTTTGGAGCTTTGTACTTATGGGTGTGAGAGGAGTTGTTATTTGTTTGAGGAGCCGGCGTCAATGGCGTAGCCAGGAGCGATTTTTGCCTTTCGGTGATGACCGATTCTTGGTGGATGAGCAGTTCTTGGTGGAGGTGGCCAGTACTGGTACTGGAAGGTCACCCGATTGTTCCACCACTGAACGGGGGCCCATATGGGATCTTGCCTCATTCTTTCCCTCCACATAGGAAGCAGAATGTGGTGAGTAAAGAGGTGATCTTAAACCCAGGAGAATTTGGGATCAAATGAAACACTTAGCCTTCAGCATGGGTCTAGAACATAGTAGacttaaaaaatgcttcttcccttcttctcctcctccttccttacccccttttccttccccttccttttccccttccctttctttttactttttttatttttatttttccctttttactttcctttcttcttccctattttCCAACTCATTTCTGACACATAactgactttggataagtcacctTACTCTTTCAATAGTTCAGATGTCTAGAACAGAGGTTTTTTAATTggcttttaatattttgataattgttgtTGAGTTATTCTAATGGTACAGCTCTTTGTGAGcccgtttgggattttcttggtggaGACACTAGAGTGGTTGGCCACTTCcctctccagcacattttacagatgaggcaaaaacagggtgaagtgatcacatagctagtaagtatttgaggctgtatttgaacttgggccCAGCGCGCTAttctgtgccacctaactgccctaatttcaccaaaatttatttattttgtaatgctCCATAGTTTAAACTATGCTTTTAAAGGCATTCTGAAAGAAGGTTCGAACCTTACACAGGTCCCAAGAAGTCCACGACACACAAAAAcattaagaacccctgatctaaGACCATATTTTGAACAGTCATTAATCTATACTAGTAGAGGGAGGTTCCTCACCTGGGAGGACCCTCTCACTGAGGATTATAGGGTTAGAGCTGCAAGAAACCTTATATTGTCCAATccacctattttacagatgaggaaactgaggcggtAGCTGAGCCAGTTCTGAACCCAGAATTGTTCACATTATTCCTgcaaaatacaaactctttagcCAGGTATTTGAAGGCCCCCATGTTCTGCATTTCCGATGCACATCTTCATCTCCAATGAGAATTGGGAGCTTCCTACAAGTTTCCAACCAGTTTCCTTGGGAGATGCTTCCAAGTGGGGCTCCCTACTCCCCAAAGTTCCTGGCAAACTGTTCTACATTTTGCCACTCAGGAGAAAGTAAACCAGAACAaggactttttgttgttttgactTTTTGTATCTTCCTTGCCTGACGTGGTCACTGACACAGTAGGGATAGAGatcagacttgtgattttattggtttgGGGGaatcccaggtgaggaaactctctTTACTAAGGTAGGTAGGCaccctttctttaaaattttccttgCTAATAATCATAATGGCTGACATTTATATCTTGGATCCTTCAGCAATCCTGAGGggcaggtgctgttattatgcccattttacaaatgaggagtctgaggtcagatataaATTGTGACTGTCCCATGACACTTAGTTATCCAGGGTCCCCAGTCGGTGTGTGTCACAAATGGGATTTTGAATCCATGGTGACTGTtctcggacacttactagcttgtgaccctaggtaagtcccTCTActcttatttgtctcagtttccccctccgcagaatgaattggaaaaggaaatgagaagtgattccagtatctttgccaaaaaacccaaatgatgTCATAAAGACTCGGACACAAGTAATGGGGTAGGGGTCCAGGGtccaggagaaagagaaaggtcaGGCAAATATACACAAATTAGTTTGAAAGAGCCAGGGTGTACATATATAGTTTCTCAGAATTCTTACTCAGTTTCCCAGAACTCTTCAGTTTtaagcatatgtgtgtgtatataatatgtaacatgtacattatataacatacatataatcTAAATACTTTGCAGGCATGTGctacatgtgtttatatacatgcatgtaacTATAAACATGTAACATGTGCTGTGTGATTATTTGCACATATTGCATTTGCCTGATCTTGTAGGAAGCTCAAGGGAAGGGAACACATTTTCTACTCTTCTCTGACCCGTTCAGTGCCCATTACACCTCCATGAATACAGTAAGCACAAGATAAATGCTTGCCAAGTGAGTACCAATTTCTCAGAATGTCATGCAACAGCATAGATGCTCTAATAGCaaacatgttttacatgtaagATCATGTGATTTCACAATACTGAATATGAAGTGTATTAttattttggaggcaattgggattaagtgacttgcccagggtcacacagccagcaagtgttaagtgtttgaggccggATGAATTAGTTCCTTCCGACCTGAGTCTAttaattttactgatgaggcAACTATAGCATCTTTGTAATGCTCATGACTGATGCGATTAACCCTGACTCTAGACTTAGTACTTTATTTTGGGGTTcaaagacttgcccaggatcacaaagctagcaagtgtaagtgtctgaggtcaaacttgaactcagatccttctaatccactctgtccactatgccatttAACTGCCCCTCTTAGCactctttctaaaatatagttCCTAGGGTTTCAATTAAGTATCCAGGCAGATGACTTCCTTAAATCTAAATATTCAGCCTCAGTCGCCCTCCTCAATTCCAGTCATTGCCTTGTGGACATCCCAGAAACGTCTCAAAATCATGATCTTTTGAAGGAGCAGGAAAAGGTGGAACAGTGAGTAGAGCATCAGAATTGGTCATAAGGACCCGAGTTAAAATCCAACCTCAAGCACTTGACacttgtatgactctggacaagtcatatatCTTGGATGGCCTCTCCAGATAAATAAATGAACTACCAATCCGTGAGGATGATCAACTGTCAGACCCTTAAAAAAAGCTATcattgcagtggatagagcgtcagccctgaagtcagaaggacccaagttcaaatctggcctcagacacttaacatttcctagctgtgtgacactaggcaa comes from Sarcophilus harrisii chromosome 5, mSarHar1.11, whole genome shotgun sequence and encodes:
- the CKAP4 gene encoding LOW QUALITY PROTEIN: cytoskeleton-associated protein 4 (The sequence of the model RefSeq protein was modified relative to this genomic sequence to represent the inferred CDS: inserted 2 bases in 1 codon); translated protein: MSSAKQRGSKGGQGSSAPSEKGAHPAGGPDDVAKRQQQPQSEQQPRQPQQQQPKQSPQPGKQSQSHPKGSNRGGGGGGGKSSVGSPASSSSSFFGQLAKVLNFLFYLTLIAGAGLQGAHNVLEXHQIRPKRGFTRQREELGQGLQGVMHKVQSLQSTFVSFESILKNSQQKQELTEKAIKQGENEINRISEVLQKLQNEILKDLSDGIHVVKDAREKDFNSLEHTVEERLTELTRSINENIAIFTDVQKRSQKEINEVKAKIASLEETDWYKDDLKALRNVVDGLQTSVKSREKDIESLKSSLENMESDVYTEVKELVNLKQEQEKFREAADNEHLTLQSLREKILQAEASLSHLPNEIKRLEEDVRQVKASSSQQEENDVFRNTDALGSLQRRSDDLESRFEHLEGSLQAIQTASSHQTETLESLLSRSQEHEHQLASLQEHLEGITASHGLLDADKEGLGSTVRSLGEAQLSLFNDVEELKRSVSELPSAVDSLEKVQKQVRTLLDKAQGDASVPPDYLEKLATVDDLRSSLSQLESDLKMVRTAVDSLVAYSVKIETNENNLESTKSLLDDLRSDLDRLFVKVEKIHENV